From the Conger conger chromosome 14, fConCon1.1, whole genome shotgun sequence genome, one window contains:
- the aspn gene encoding asporin, producing the protein MKEIVLLCLLALCRAKPYEPINIMSFLKHHDIMLQDDAAEDDDDDDGNFLFPSMSAPPHDESCPFGCQCSLRVIQCSDLGLKSVPKNIPKDALMIDLQNNKITEIKENDFKDLKNLYALFLVNNKISKIHPKAFRHMNKLQLLYLSYNLLTQIPANLPQNILELRVHDNKISKVQKDAFRGMRALHVLEMSANPLANSGIELGAFDGMSTFYLRIAEAKITAIPKDLPPTLTELHLDYNKIGKVELEDLYRYKNLLRLGLGFNQIKFVENGSFASIPNIREIHLDNNKLRSVPAGLDTLKYLQVVYLHVNSIGSVGPDDFCPAERSVKKSPYVGISLFANPLKYWEVQPATFRCVVGRRGVQLGNFRRRK; encoded by the exons ATGAAGGAGATCGTGCTGCTCTGCCTGCTGGCCCTGTGCCGGGCCAAGCCCTACGAGCCAATCAACATCATGAGCTTCCTGAAGCATCATGACATCATGCTGCAGGACGACGCGGCGGAAGACGATGACGACGATGACGGCAACTTCCTGTTCCCCTCCATGAGCGCCCCGCCCCACGATGAGAGCTGCCCCTTCGGCTGCCAGTGCTCCCTCAGAGTGATTCAGTGCTCCGACCTGG GGTTGAAGTCGGTGCCAAAGAACATCCCCAAAGACGCGTTAATGATCGACCTTCAGAACAACAAGATCACCgaaatcaaggaaaatgactTCAAAGACTTAAAAAATCTCTAC GCGCTGTTCCTGGTCAACAACAAGATCTCCAAGATCCATCCCAAGGCCTTCCGCCACATGAACAAGCTGCAGCTGCTGTACCTGTCCTACAACCTGCTGACCCAGATACCCGCCAACCTGCCCCAGAACATCCTGGAGCTCAGGGTCCACGACAACAAGATCAGCAAGGTCCAGAAGGACGCCTTCCGGGGCATGAGGGCCCTGCATGTCCTAG AAATGAGCGCAAATCCTCTTGCCAACAGTGGGATTGAGCTGGGAGCATTCGATGGCATGTCTACCTTTTATTTAAGAATCGCAGAGGCCAAGATCACCGCAATACCAAAAG ACCTCCCGCCCACCCTGACTGAGCTACACCTGGACTACAACAAGATTGGAAAGGTGGAGCTGGAGGACCTTTACAGATACAAGAACTTACTCAG GCTGGGGTTGGGCTTCAACCAGATCAAGTTTGTGGAGAACGGAAGCTTCGCCAGCATCCCCAACATCAGGGAGATCCACCTGGACAACAACAAGCTCCGGAGCGTTCCCGCAGGCCTGGACACCCTCAAGTACCTGCAG GTGGTGTACCTCCACGTGAACAGCATCGGCAGCGTGGGCCCGGACGACTTCTGCCCCGCGGAGCGCAGCGTGAAGAAGTCCCCCTACGTGGGCATCAGTCTCTTCGCCAACCCCCTGAAGTACTGGGAGGTGCAGCCCGCTACCTTCCGCTGCGTGGTGGGCCGCCGGGGGGTGCAGCTGGGCAACTTCAGGAGACGGAAGTGA